The DNA region GAGGCGGTGCCGCCGCAGCCACCGGGCCTGGCCCTTCAGCCCCGGGTGCCTCTCGACGTTCCACTTCTCGGCAAACCGATCCAGGCTGCGGTCGTTCCACTCGGGCGACCAGCGAAGGAGGTGGTAGGCGAAGTCCGCCCGGCTTTCGGGCCTGGCGGGCGAATACGTGACCTTGGCGGACGGTTCCAAGTAGACCGAGCCCCCCTGCTTCTGGGCCAGCATGCAGAGATCCGCATGCTCGGCGGCGCTCAGCAGCTCCTCGTCCAACGGCCCAAGGGCCTTCAGCGCGCTCGAGCGCACGAGCATCGTGTGGAACTCCACCATGTCGACGGCCTCGCGGCGCAGCGCGCCCGCGTGGTCTCCAAGCCTCTGGTTCGCAAGCCGATGCGCCTCGTGAAACACGCGGCGGCCATCGACCTCTTGGATTTCCAGATCCCCACCCGCCATGTGGATCACGTCGGTGCCGGGGGGGCCGATCATGTAGAGGGGGCCCACGATCCACGCTCCGGTCTCGTCCGCGCACGCGACCAGTTTCTCGAGCCACCCCGGATCCACGGTCACATCGTTGTCGACGAAGGCGACGAACTCGGTTTCGAGCCGCGCCGCCGCGAGGTTTCGCGCCTCGTTGGGGCTCAGGAAGTGCTCGGTCCGGATCAGTTCGAAGTGCTGAGCCGCCGACTGTGCCCGAAGGTAGTCCCTCACTTCGGGAGGCGATCCCCCGTCGACGTACACGAGCTTGTGGGGAAACGTGGTGTTCGACAGCACGCTCTCGAGCGA from Fimbriimonadaceae bacterium includes:
- a CDS encoding glycosyltransferase, producing MLETKGPEPRVTVAIVPRERFSFTRQSLESVLSNTTFPHKLVYVDGGSPPEVRDYLRAQSAAQHFELIRTEHFLSPNEARNLAAARLETEFVAFVDNDVTVDPGWLEKLVACADETGAWIVGPLYMIGPPGTDVIHMAGGDLEIQEVDGRRVFHEAHRLANQRLGDHAGALRREAVDMVEFHTMLVRSSALKALGPLDEELLSAAEHADLCMLAQKQGGSVYLEPSAKVTYSPARPESRADFAYHLLRWSPEWNDRSLDRFAEKWNVERHPGLKGQARWLRRHRLAALGRMRVLDPVVRPLVTWSEVRKRARMRAG